In Helianthus annuus cultivar XRQ/B chromosome 3, HanXRQr2.0-SUNRISE, whole genome shotgun sequence, a single window of DNA contains:
- the LOC110932522 gene encoding uncharacterized protein LOC110932522, whose product MENFELKSGLIHLLPNFRGLENEDSHKFLKEFHVVCSGMKPHNVTEDQIKLRAFPFALQDLAKEWLYYLPPGSVNTWNDLAKKFLDKYFPEVKASILRKEIIGIKQAKREALHTYWERFKKLCARCPQHGISEHQLLQYFCEGLSPLERRLINASSGGALIDKTPTQIRTLITSIAEDTKHSAQDEEWYTDVPRAVKEVRTPHIETQLAELTKVVMQLTKDKSAEPQARACGICLQFGHPTDMCPTLQEDVEQAQALGSYPEQNSRQYEQYQGNQNWGPPNMSHQQRSP is encoded by the coding sequence ATGGAGAATTTTGAACTCAAGTCCGGTCTTATCCATTTGCTACCTAACTTCCGAGGTCTTGAGAATGAAGATTCTCACAAATTCCTAAAAGAATTTCACGTTGTTTGCTCTGGGATGAAGCCACACAATGTTACTGAAGATCAAATCAAGCTAAGGGCATTCCCCTTCGCTCTGCAAGATTTAGCAAAAGAATGGCTATATTACCTACCACCGGGGTCGGtaaacacttggaatgatctaGCAAAGAAGTTCTTAGACAAATATTTTCCAGAAGTAAAAGCCTCCATTCTACGAAAGGAAATCATTGGGATTAAGCAAGCTAAAAGGGAAGCTTTACACACTTACTGGGAAAGGTTTAAGAAACTGTGTGCCCGTTGTCCACAACATGGAATATCTGAGCATCAACTCCTTCAATACTTTTGTGAAGGGTTGTCACCATTGGAGAGGCGTTTGATTAATGCCTCAAGTGGAGGAGCTTTAATTGATAAGACACCAACTCAGATTAGAACTTTGATTACCTCCATAGCTGAAGACACCAAACACTCAGCACAAGATGAAGAGTGGTACACCGATGTGCCACGCGCAGTCAAGGAAGTGAGGACTCCTCACATTGAAACTCAACTCGCTGAGCTGACAAAAGTGGTCATGCAACTCACCAAGGATAAGAGTGCTGAGCCACAAGCACGAGCTTGTGGAATTTGTCTACAATTTGGACACCCCACTGATATGTGCCCCACACTGCAAGAAGATGTTGAACAAGCACAAGCACTTGGAAGCTACCCGGAGCAAAATTCAAGGCAATATGAACAATATCAAGGCAATCAAAATTGGGGACCTCCTAACATGAGTCATCAGCAAAGATCCCCATAA